GGATGGCTTCCTCACCGACAGCATTGGCAAGAAGACTTGCGCTTTTGGGGTTCCCCGCCTCCGCGACCACTTCAATAAGCCGTGTACCAGGACGTAAAATCACATGAACTTTTCGACTCAAGTATTCGACAACAGGTTCCGGCCCCCTTCTTTTCTGAGCTTTGCGGAGCTCTTCCGCGAGCACCGGATCCGACCAGATGTCTTTTCGTTTCGCGACGTTTCGGAAGACGCTCCTCCCGGTTAGCGTTTCCTGCACCGTTTTCACGGCCTCAAACGGCTCAGAGATCCTCCTGCACCACGTCTTTGACATTAGCCACTCTCCGAGGGCTCGCTTCCACAACGAGGAGAGTACGGTCCAAATCCACACGGGGAGCTGTGCTCTAATGAATACTCGCTGCCAAAAGAGTAAGAATAAAGCAGATCCCCAGGATCCAAGCACCCTCCCACACTACAATCACTCCCAATCTGAGAAACTTCCTCGCTTCCACATCCCAGCCACCCCCGTCATCGAGCGGAGGATTTTGAGTAACGGGCCTCGTTTCTTTCACTGGGGTGTGACCTTCCTCTACGCGTGGGTTGGTTCGCATGGTGTTACGCTCCCGAAACGGTAAAGACTTGCCCTACGATTGCCGGCGGATTCCAAAAAGACTGTAAGACTACCTTTTAAAAAAGGCTCTCCGGAACGGTAATGATATCGTTCGGGAGCAGTTCAAAAGGCTCGACTTCCCGATGGGCCATCGCTTTGGCGTTTACCCGGTAGAGCTTTTCTTTGCCACCCTCTTTGCGCTTGACGGTAATCCTTCCGGGATCGGCCAGCCGGGTGTATCCACCCGCCATGGCAATGGCTTCCAGAAGATTCAGCGGCCTTTCCAGCGGGAAAGCATAAGCCCCTGGTTTTTGTACCTCGCCTAGGATTGTCATTTTTTGCTCGGATTCCAGGACCGAGACGGCTACCTGCGGATTGACGGGGTAATCTTTCCCCAAAAGCTCTTTGAGGATCGCTGCAACTTGATGGGTGGTTTTCCCTGCTACCAGGACCCGGCCCAGTAAGGGAAAGTGAATTGTCCCATCCTCGCTCACCCGGGCTTCTGTATCCCAATCGTCCTCCTGAAACACATGAATCCGCAGAAGGTCACCCGGCCGCACTGCGTAGCCCGACACACCGCTCATTTGTTTCCGAGGTGCAGGATAGTGCATTGCTGAACGGTCGGGTTTACCACCCTTTGTTTCGGCAGCCAGACCTTTCGTTAGACCCAATGCGGCGACAAGGACCCCGAAGCTCCCCGGTTTCAGGTAGCGTAACAAGACAGTGCGGATCGACCGCCTTCCTGCGTCGAGAGTATGCATGTTCCCCCCGGAACGATCTTGTCCCAAAGGACATGCCACCACCAAACGGACGACTAACTTGTTAGACTGGCGACTCTACGTTATGCGCCTACTACCCAGGCCATTACGAAACAGTCACTTCTCGATCTTACCCGTTTCGTCAAGACTGATTTCCCGGGTGATTTGCTCGATCAGCTGCTCAATCGCGCAAGCGATGTCACTATTGGGCCCAAAGACTGCCGCAATCTTCTGCAAGAGCTTGAATGAGAGCGGGCTAATGGGCCAGGGGGAAGATCTATTGGTAAATCGGGCGGGTCGCCTACCTGTTCCAGTACCGAAGCTGTCTCATTCCATTGACTCATGATAAGCGAAGGGGTCTGAGAGCCCAGCCCGCCAATTGTCACCATATCAAAGTCTCCTTGAAGCATCATCCAACCCCCAAGGCCAGTGACACCAGGTTGGAGTTGGGTCAAGGTAACAAACTGGGCCCCATGGAGCTTTCCCTTTGGCAGACTCCCGATTTGAATCCCTTGGCCCGCCTCTCCCAAGAAAAGCCATTGCCCTGCTCCAAGGGACCATTCCAGCCTGGTCCCTCCCTGATTCGGGTGATGCCAAATCGCATTGCCCACGCCCCACAACCCGTGCCACCCGACCCTCGCGTCGTGTGAGACTATAGAGCGCCGTGCCGAGGGCAGTACCCGTATCAACCCGCCAGCCTAGAACACTGACAGCTAACGAGCCGGTTCTCCCCTTCACCCCATGCAGGTTGGCGAAGATTTCAACCTCTCCGAAGTTCGAGATTGGCCCCATCATACTTTCCTTGCCCAATGGTTTCTGAAACCAACCCTTGGATGGAAAGCTCCGAGTTTGGCCGGACCAAAACGAAGCACTTGGGGAAAAGTTCCAAAAGCGCCGCGCCATCGGCACCGGTCTTAAGGAGAAGACCAGCCCCTCCCTACTTCGTCTCCAACCTGGAGCATTTGGGCACCGCTTCCCCCCATCCGTTCGGCCCTACC
The Candidatus Methylacidithermus pantelleriae DNA segment above includes these coding regions:
- a CDS encoding polysaccharide biosynthesis/export family protein, with amino-acid sequence MHTLDAGRRSIRTVLLRYLKPGSFGVLVAALGLTKGLAAETKGGKPDRSAMHYPAPRKQMSGVSGYAVRPGDLLRIHVFQEDDWDTEARVSEDGTIHFPLLGRVLVAGKTTHQVAAILKELLGKDYPVNPQVAVSVLESEQKMTILGEVQKPGAYAFPLERPLNLLEAIAMAGGYTRLADPGRITVKRKEGGKEKLYRVNAKAMAHREVEPFELLPNDIITVPESLF